DNA sequence from the Coffea arabica cultivar ET-39 chromosome 11c, Coffea Arabica ET-39 HiFi, whole genome shotgun sequence genome:
GCATGTGAGGTGACAAGCATTCTCGATCGTGGCCCAGTGTTCTTTGTTGTTAAGATAGATCCAACAATCACTTTTCAGCTGTTTGCTTGAACTTTTAATGATCAGTAGTTAGTCACAAGTCGCTCAAGTTCAAGGATAACAGGAAATAGCAACACGGGCATGCATAAGCTCTTGCATGAGTGTGCTttgacttttttattttttactatttATATACTAATTAATACTTCTTGAATGTGCTTGACATTTGTCAAGGGATGGGATAAAGCACTAGACATGTCAAAAGGTGGAGATCAAAGCTGCGCCTTATTTGCAAAGTCAGTTCTTGACAGGACGCGACTTGCACTTGCAAGCAAGGCAGAGTGGTACCATCAGTTATTGCAGCCAACTGCAGAGTATCTTGGGTCACAGCTTGGAGTGGACCAATGGGCTGTATGTTAACTGAATTGAACCTGGAGATATGATTATTGCTAAACACTTTAAAGAACCTAGCACCTGGTGTCTTATTCTTCTTTTATCATTACTTTATGCAGGTAAATATATTTACTGAAGAAATGATCCGTGCAGGATCTGCTGCTTCATTATCTGCACTCCTTAATCGGCTTGATCCTATTCTTCGAAAAACTGCTCATTTGGGAAGGTTGATTGGATATGCATCACCCTTATAGAGTTCAATGTGCAATTATGTTAATGCATCAAATATTATTCGTGTATTCATCAATTTCAGTGCATAAAGGTTTACCATGAATTTGTTTCATCTCTCATGAGCTTGAGCCTGATTTTGGAACTCAAATCAAAACTTGAGAGCTGCTTTGAAAGGACTTACGTATATTACCTTATTGTTGCAATCTCTCAATGAGTATGTTAAGTAATACGACTTTCATGGCTTGACACAGTTGGCAGGTTATAAGTCCAGTTGAAGCTGTTGGAAATGTTGTTGTTGTGGATAAATTACTCTCTGTCCAGAATAAATCATATGAAAGAAAAACAATTTTGGTGGCAAAATCTGTAAAAGGAGAGGAAGAAATTCCTGATGGTACTGTTGCTGTGTTGACACCAGACATGCCAGATGTTCTCTCTCATGTTTCTGTTCGAGCAAGAAACAGCAAGGTAGTGCCCTCGATTAGCCTGAGTTTAATTGTTTTTGGAGAACAGTTGAACGCTAATGTGCCCTTGGAAATGTGTCTTCGTGTTGATAGGTATGCTTTGCTACATGCTTTGATTCCAGTATATTGGCTGATCTCCAGGCCAAGGAGGGGAAGTTCTTGCGCTTGAAACCTACTTCCGCTGATATAATTTATAGGTGTGCTCACCAATCACATACTTCTCTGGGTACATTTGTTGTAGGACACATGATTAAATGTCATTTGGTGGTTGTCAATGCAGAGCTCCTCTCTTGTGGAGTTCACTGGAAATGCATCCTCTGTGGAAATTAAACTAACTTTTGTTTATGACATAAATTTTCAGTGAGGTAACAGAAAGTGAGCTGAAAAGTTCAAGTAACTTGAATGATGCTGGCCCGTTACCATCTATTACTTTAGTTAGAAAGCAGTTTGGCGGTAAATATGCATTATCATCCAAGGAATTCACTAGTGAAATGGTGAGGCTTCATACATcagattttcttttattttcctttcacATGATACTCTCAAGATTCCAACATGTACTTCTTAAGTGTATAACTTATACTCTTTCCTCTTTGTCAGGTTGGAGCTAAGTCACGGAATATTGCATACCTCGAAGGAAAAGTACCATCTTGGATTGGGATCCCTACCTCGGTTGCCCTTCCATTTGGAGTTTTTGAGAAAGTTCTTTCAGATTATTTGAACAAGGTATATTCATATTCAGAGTCTCATGCATTTGTATTGTTATCCAATGAAAGTCGTGTGCCTTCTCTTAATAATAGGGTATGGCTGGCCTggtgcagttttttttttttttttaaactgacTCTATATTGCTTTACACTTGTAGCTAGTTAGACAATGGATTTCTTTCTTAAAATGTGAACGATAATGAATCGATAGAAGAGGCAAACCTACTTGCTTCTTTGTTAGTAAATTAGCTGCTTATTCTTGAGTTTGGTGTAAGGTTGACATTTATAATCTAGAAACCAGGCGCTTATTAAATAATCTATTAAATTGTTCACATGCAGCTGATGAATAATAAAGTTGTAGGGTAATTTTAGCTGGTTATAATACTTACACAGAAaagaaactaaataaataacctTTCAAGTAATGTTGCAATGTTGTAAAGTTGTACAGTAATTTTAGCTGTAATGTTGACATCGATGAGCTGTAATGTTGTAAAGTTGTAGGGTAATTTTAGCTTATTATAATACTTACACTGAAATGaaactaaataaataacctTTCAAGTAACTTTTGACACTTAAatattcattttcattttcttgttaCTTTATAAGCTTAGATTGGATCTTTGTTATCTGGAGGAGATCAAGGCACCTCTCTTGCTCTTATTACTATTTgtagtttttattatttttgtggcATTTAATTTTCATTCTAATTGTGAATGGTACTTGACAGGAAGTGGCAGCAAAAGTCAAGGATCTGAAGAGGAAATTACACAGAGGAGACTTCCAAGTCCTTGGTGACATTCGCAGGACAGTTTTGGACCTTGCGGCACCATCGCAGCTGGTATGCTAtattattttcttgtctttATTGTCCAATTATTTGACCTTCCGAAAATTGAGATTGAGATGCTTATGCTTCTTGATCTTTCccttgaaattttcttcaagaaagaaatatccTCGATGACACACGCCTTCTAAGATTTTTGTTCAGTTTATATGGTTGGTTTCAGCTCTTCCACCTTTCATACTGGATCCTCAAGGATGTTTGCTCTCTCAATTCATTATATATAGGTGCTCTAGAGTTGATAATCCTTGAATCTTGTTTGGGCCATGATTTTGGGAGTTGTCATGGTTTTGTCTTCTCTATAAACCTGACCTGAGGAACACATCGTTTACCTTTCAGCACATCACGAGTCTTAAGTATAGTATCACTATTGGATTTCAACCTCAGCTAACACCTTTCGTGAGATTTACATAGGTAAAGGAACTTAAAGACAAGATGCAGAGTTCTGGCCTTCCTTGGCCTGGCGATGAAGGCCAGCAACGATGGGAACAAGCTTGGATGGCTATAAAAAAGGTGGAGCTATATGTCTTTCGCTGCAAGCTTATCTTCATTACTTTGTTTTTGTCTCTTTGAGGCGAAGAATTCTTTgagttccatataggaatagaAGATTCAAAACTAGAATTAGCTTCATGTTGTCTTGTGTAGATAGTGGAAAAGAGTAATTCTTCTTTCTAGATTTTATAGCTTGGATTCTTGTGGTAATATCAAGGTGATCTGTGAATATTTGTTACTGGTTTAAGTGTTTCTGGTGTATTAAGAGCATTTGGGGCTTGAACATTGTGGTTTCTCATTTGCCAGGTCTGGGCTTCAAAGTGGAATGAGAGAGCATACTTCAGCACAAGAAAGGTCAGACTTGACCATGATTATCTCAGCATGGCAGTCCTTGTTCAAGAGATAATAAATGCAGATTATGCATTTGTTATCCATACTACTAATCCATCTTCAGGAGACTCATCAGAAATATATGCTGAGGTAAACCTAACTTGTAGTCAATAGTGTTGTTGTATGTCAAAACCAAGGGAATTTTATGTCCCATTACCTTCTGCCTTCAGTTAGAAGGAAAAAATTCTCCTATTTATGGAGTCGCGGACAATGTTTTAGTACATTACCAGTTAGAACAAAGTTTTTAGTGACGATACCCTTAAGATATTCTACTGTAGTGGATGTGAACCTAGTTTATTCAGCAGACTGTTAATCGGCATGCCTTTTCAGAAGTACTGTTAAAATAAGTAATGAATGTTTTAACATTTTTGGAACAGGTGGTCAAGGGTCTCGGAGAGACGCTTGTAGGAGCTTATCCAGGCCGCGCGCTGAGTTTTATCTGCAAGAAGAATAGTCTCAATTCTCCTGAGGTGGGTGGCAGAATACTTCAATCTTGATATCTAAAATTTTTGCACATCTTATGCTTGTGTTTTAGTTCAAATTTTAACCATGTTTATACTGACAGCGAACAAAATTTACCCTGAACATGTACACACAAAACTCAAAGTAATACAAAATGTGATTTCTAGAATATGCAGCTTAGACAAATTGAGCTGTCATTTTGTGTATCAGTGTCTTCTGTGATCATCTGATTATACGTTACCCATTCTTGTTGCAAGTTTCTTACCTGTCACAGCTGTGGATTTTACTTACCTTTTGAACTGTCATTGTTGATTAGCCACCTGACACAAAAGGAACCAGTTAGGAGCAAGTAATTTATCTGTTGAATTTATTTAGAGGTGTCAACCTCAACTCAATTATATTGACCCACCCAAACCTGCCCACTAATAGTGGACTTGGGTATGTAATGATCTTTGAATGAGTATGAATGGGTACCCAATGAAATCTATTTACTTGGTAGGTAGTGGATCAACTTGGCTTACCCATTTAAAAATAGAATTTCAAGTGAGTTATAAATGGGTATCATACCCATTtcttaaatgggtataaatgagttgatttATTTTGAcctatttattaaatgggtataaatgagttgaccTAATTATATCCATCATCCAATATGACCTACTCAAATTTGCTCGAGTCATctattttgacacctctaaatTTATTTCATCATAGATTCCTTGGTTTtcatcttttgttttgtaaaaggTGGTTGCTACAATCGACTGTCATGTCTATCGACATCATTCATGGATTGAGAATTTTCAGGTATTGGGTTACCCCAGCAAACCCATAGGACTTTTCATAAGGCGATCTATAATCTTCCGATCAGATTCCAATGGTGAAGATCTTGAAGGATATGCTGGTGCTGGTCTCTATGACAGGTAAAGTGATTTCCTAACCAAATGAGCTTCTCCAGTTGCACTGTTATTCAAAAATGTTTCCTTTCACTTCCAAGCCCTCTAACTACTAGCATCATCTGAGATTCTGAATTATAGACGTTGCAGAAAGAAACTAGTTCCTCATACTGATCAACACGAATTTATGTTCTGCTTGCTGCAGTGTTCCAATGGATGAAGAGGAGAAAATTGTGCTTGATTACTCCTCAGACCCATTAATCACTGATAGCAACTTCCGCCAATCAATCCTCTCTAACATAGCACGTGCAGGAAATGCGATTGAAGAGTTGTATGGATCTTCTCAAGACATTGAAGGTGTGGTAAAGGATGGAAAAATATATGTTGTCCAGACCAGGCCCCAGATGTGAGCTAATGTCTTGGTTTGTTTGTCTTATGCATCAATATACAGAGGAATATTTACTTGTTTGCACTAGATATGGCCGTATAAAACAATTCAACGACCACAACCCTCAATACTCATCCAGAAGGGGTGGTGGTCTTAGGGGTCTTGTGGGCAAAGCGAACAAGAAGGTGGAGCAGTAACTAATGGGACTTGAGGGTACGGAAGCTGAACGTTGCCATGCAAATTTATAACACGAAACCCATTTTTCTGGGACATTTGATTGATATCCAATTCTATTGTTGTTGTAATAATAAGAAGTCCCATCAAGAGCTGTAATGGATATTACAGTGTAAAAGTTCAATATGATTAATATATAACAGAAATTTATTTCCCATACAAGAGGAATAGCAAATAGAGTACTTCAGAAAGAGGGGCATCCTTCAACAGCAAAAGCTGATGCATTCAGCCACACTTCATTTAAACGTCCAGAAAGATGAGAGGAGGCATTATATTGGGCAATCGAGAAGATAGCTGTATCTTCCAAGATTTTCGTCCTtccatcgaagattttgtttaATGTGACCACGAAAGCCCTAGTTTCGTTTCTGATGCTTTCATCTTGAGCGAACCCAGAAAAGCTTTTTACTGCTAAGCATTGGCTAGTCCATCTTTCAAACTGCAAATCAAGTTCAGTTTTGGGCAGTGGCGGTGCAGCCGCATATTTTGCTGGAAGGTAAAACTTGACATAACAGTCAGGGCCATGCGTTCCCGGCACGATAGTGGTTAGGATAGGAGCAGTAATCACCATTTGAGAAGAGTTGAGGTTGGCACCGCGAATATATTGATACACCCTGCGATCAAGGTTGCAACCGTAAAAGTTAACGAGCTATATCGACAAATAGGGGGTCAAAGCTGTAATTGGATTGTCTGAGATGGTCCGCATGAGTATTTTTCGTCATGGGGATCATTCTGCTTTAGACCATGGTCATGGGTTCTCACGGttttatttcttcaagagaACCAAGATCGCCATGGATTTTGTCTTTAAATCTGGGTAGATAACTAACCAATTTTTTTCGGAAAAAAGGATAGGCTCAACCTACTACTAAGAGGGTCACATGACCGAATTACATGCCCCGTTATCGTTTTGTAAGTGCAAGGAACAGACATAGACTCAAGAAATATTCAAATGGCAGTGTCTATAGATGCACTATGCTGGTGAAGCGGATGGAGATACTTGGCATAGAAAGAAACGAAAGAAAAAAGCGTGGCCAGTGGCCGCTACACTTAAATTCAAGATGCGAAGACTGGAGAGAGGATGGTGACCTGTGAAAACCATCTTTTGTGGATTTTTCGAATGAAGTAGCATTTCTAACGGCAGCCGACACCCAGAAGGATTCTTCGTATAACCTGATCTCAACATCAGATTCCAAGTACTGCAGAATCACACGGTATTCTGGAGACTCAATGCTGCTGACGTAGTTGATCATTGTGAGTAAGATGATGAGGAATTTTAAAATCATCAGCATCCATGTTTTCTCCTCCAACTCCTCCATTTTGTTGTTAAAATCTGTTTCCTAGTTTGTAAAACTGATTTGCATGTCGCGTTTGAGCTTTTTTGGCCGCTTTAAATAGATTCAATAATATTCCTTTGCCTCGACAAATCTAAGgttttgatatttatttgatAGTGTATTTCTTTAATTTACAAATCAGGCTGTTCATTTATTTTGCCCCTCTTACGTGCTGATATTGGCCTTCCCTCCTTCGCATTAATTAAAGAATAAGTTCACAACCAGCACGACCATGGCCTCGGTGCATTACGGTCACAATCTCGTCCACAGAATCCACAACAAACATAAAATTCTTATGCAGAGCACTATGGAGGTTCGTGGAAGCAACTTACTTATACCAAAGCAACTTAATTATACTTTGCACCCCACCTGCAATTTTCTCTCCACTTCTACAGATAAAGATATAGTTTGATATAGCAAGTTGGCCTGGACTCATTCAGCATAGCcgatttaatttttgcaatagATAACGTAAAAATTCTCGTATCTAAACCACTAcaatatttattcaaaaaaaacccaaaagaaaagggaatatAGTAGAACATATTCTCTTCCACGAAAAGGAAATAGTAGAACAAtgaaaaaaatcccaaaaaaaaaaaaggaattctaCGAGACAGTTTACCTTTGTCAAAGATACAATCAGGATTCTAAACCATTTTTTCATAGCTTTgataattaaatataataagTCGTACGTAATAGGCTTTGCATGACAAGATTATTCATGAtgatttttgttctttgttAAAAGAAGATTTTAACCAGAGAATTCAGAGCAAGTtaataccctttttttttttcgatacgATAGCTTCCTATATTATGGGAAGGAGAGCCTGAACTGAAGAGATCTTGGGGTAATCCGGAGTGGACTGAATCACCACCGGATCAGACGAGTGCACTACGCACCCGTCTGGATTTTTCAAGCAAGGCCACATTTAATTGTGATAAGTTGATGGAAAGTAAGGTTTAAACGCTTGGCTCCTACCCTAACAAGCCTTAATGCATTGGTAGTGGCCACTAGCTCAAAGGCCGGTGGTTTAAGTTAATACCCTTGTCATTTGAGTTGGGTTTTAGGGACAATAATTACTGTGAGTAAAAACTAGTAGTTCATAAAATGTAGCCCAATCCTTTGGACTGAGAATAGATGGGTTAAACCCTAGTTAATGGGCCAGATCTAATTCGATGAGGCATCCCTCTATTCCACGCCCAAATCCAAAATCACCACCTCACCAAAACTTTGGCCC
Encoded proteins:
- the LOC113719294 gene encoding uncharacterized protein → MEELEEKTWMLMILKFLIILLTMINYVSSIESPEYRVILQYLESDVEIRLYEESFWVSAAVRNATSFEKSTKDGFHRVYQYIRGANLNSSQMVITAPILTTIVPGTHGPDCYVKFYLPAKYAAAPPLPKTELDLQFERWTSQCLAVKSFSGFAQDESIRNETRAFVVTLNKIFDGRTKILEDTAIFSIAQYNASSHLSGRLNEVWLNASAFAVEGCPSF